GGCATCCGGCAGGCGCTGGACTACGGCGTGAAGCTGACGGGCGTTACCGTCCATTTCGTGGACGGCGGCCTCGACAGCGGGCCGATTATCGCCCAACGGGCGGTCGAGGTGCTGGACGGCGACACGGAAGCGGCGCTTGCGGCACGCATTCATGCGGCCGAGCAAGAGCTGCTCCCCTGGGTCGTTCAGCGGATTGCCGCGGGCGCGGTCCGGCTGGACGGGCGCATCGTCACGATAACGGATGCCGGAACGGGCGCAGACGCGGATGCCGGCGCAGCTTCGGGCGCAGGGAGCGGGCAAAGCGCAACGTAAACGGCCGGCAGCGCCCGGAGCGGGCAAAACGGCGGCGCCCGGAGCATGGGTCGCTACCGGAGTATGGGATAGCATCCCGGGGGCATGTGATAGCATCCGGGGCATAGGTCGCTCCCGGAATATGGGGTCGCATCTCGGAGCATGGATCGCTCCCGAAGTTTAGGATCGCATCCCGGAGAATGGATCGCTCTCGGAGCATGGGATCGTATCCGGCGTTTTGCATTCGGTTTTCGGCGGCTAAAACCAATTGAGGAGGGTTTCTGAAGTGGCAATTCGAAGAGCGTTAATCAGTGTATCGGACAAGACGGGTATTGTGGAGTTTTCCCGCGCGCTTGCGGGACTCGGCGTGCAAATCATTTCGACGGGCGGAACGGCAAGCCTGCTGCAGAAGGAAGGCGTGCCGGTCGTCGGCATTTCCGACGTCACGGGCTTCCCGGAAATTCTCGACGGCCGCGTCAAAACGCTTCATCCGGCCGTGCACAGCGGCCTGCTCGCGGTCCGCGACGACGAGGAGCACCAGAAGGCGATGAAGGAGCTCGGCCTCGATTACATCGACCTCGTGGTCGTCAACCTGTATCCGTTCGCGGCGACGATCGCGAAACCGGACGTGACGTACGAGGATGCGATCGAGAACATCGATATCGGCGGTCCGACCATGCTGCGTTCCGCCGCGAAAAATCACGCGTTCGTCACCGTTGTCGTCGACGCGGCGGACTATGAAGCCGTGCTTGGAGAAATCCGGGCGGACGGCGATACGACGCTCGAGACGCGCAAACGGCTGGCGGCGAAAGTATTCCGCCACACCGGCGCCTACGATGCGCTCATTTCCGATTACCTGTCCAAGCTGCAGGGCGATCCGCTGCCGGAGCGCTATACCGTCACGTACGAGAAGGTTCAGGATTTGCGCTACGGCGAGAACCCGCACCAGCGGGCGGCGTTTTACCGCAAGCCGCTGGCCTCGCCCGGCAACATTACGACGGCGGAGCAGCTGCACGGCAAAGAGCTGTCCTACAACAACATTAACGACGCGAACGCGGCGCTCGCCATCGTCAAAGAATTCGACGAGCCGGCCGTCGTGGCCGTCAAGCATATGAACCCGTGCGGCGTCGGCATCGGCAAGGATATCCACGAAGCGTACCAGAAGGCGTATGCTGCCGACCCGACGTCGATTTTCGGCGGCATCGTCGCGGCGAACCGCACGATCGGCGCGGAGACGGCGCAGCTGCTGAGCGAGATTTTCCTGGAAATTATTTTAGCCCCGGATTTCACGCCGGAAGCGCTCGAGATTTTGACGAAGAAGAAAAACATCCGCCTGCTGAAGCTCGGCGAGTTCGAATCGGCCCAGGAGCGCAAAGCCGACTGGCTCGTGACGAGCGTCGACGGCGGCATGCTCGTTCAGGAAAGCGACGTGCACAGCCTGTCCGAAAGCGAGCTGAAGGTCGTGACCGGCCGCAAGCCGACCGAGGAGGAGCTGAAGCAGCTGCTGTTCGGCTGGAAGGTCGTGAAGCACGTGAAGTCGAACGCGATTTTGCTGGCGAAGGACAGCATGACGATCGGCGTCGGCGCCGGTCAAATGAACCGTGTCGGCGCGGCGCAAATCGCCATTGCCCAGGCGGGCGACAACGCGCGCGGCGCGGTGCTGGCCTCCGACGCGTTCTTCCCGATGGGCGACACGCTGGAGCTGGCGGCCAAAGCCGGCATTACCGCGGTCATCCAGCCGGGCGGCTCGGTGCGCGACGAGGAATCGATCGCCGTGGCCAATGCGAACAATATCGCGATGGTGTTCACGGGCGTGCGCCATTTTAAACATTAGGAGCCGGCCGAGGCTGAAAGTGCGAGTACAATCGGGAGGGTGTTGCATGTGCGTATAATGGTGATCGGCGGAGGCGGCCGCGAGCATGCGATCGTATGGGCGCTTGCCAAAAGCGATAAAGTGAAGCAAATCTACTGTGCGCCGGGCAACGCGGGCATCGCGGAGCTGGCGGAGTGCGTGCCGATTCCGGTAAACCGTTTCGCCGATCTGATCCAATTCGCGACCGATCATGCGGTCGATCTCGTCGTGGTCGGACCGGACGACCCGCTGGCGGACGGCATCGTCGATGCGTTCGAAGAGCGGGGCATTCCGATCTTCGGTCCGCGCAAAAACGCGGCGGAAATCGAAGGCAGCAAAATTTTCATGAAAAATCTGCTGAAAAAATACGGCATCCCGACGGCGAAATACGAGACGTTCACCGATTTCGAAACGGCGCTCGCTTACCTGCGCGAGCAGTCCGCGCCGATCGTCGTGAAGGCGGACGGCCTTGCGGCGGGCAAGGGCGTCACCGTCGCCTATACGATCGAAGAAGCGGAGCAGGCGCTGCGCGACATGATGGTCGGCAAGGTGTTCGGGGAATCCGGCGGCCGCGTCGTCATCGAGGAGTTTCTCGAGGGGCAGGAAATGTCCATTCTGTCCTTCGTCGACGGGGAGACGGTCCGCCCGATGGTGCCGGCCCAGGATCATAAGCCGGTCTTCGACGGCGACAAAGGGCCGAACACCGGCGGTATGGGTACTTATTCGCCGCTGCCGCACATCGATCCGGCGATCGTGGAAGCCGCGATCAAGACGATTATCGAGCCGACGGCGCGGGCGATGGTAAGCGAGGGCCGCCCGTTCCGGGGCGTCCTGTTTGCCGGACTCATGATAACGAAGGACGGCGGCGTGAAAACGATCGAGTTCAACGCCCGCATGGGCGACCCGGAGACACAGGTTGTCCTGCCGCGGCTGAAAACCGATCTCGTGGACATCATACTCGCCGCGCTGAACGGACGTCTGGACCAGCTCGACATCCAGTGGAGCGACGAAGCTGCGGTATGCGTCATCGCCGCGTCGGAAGGCTACCCCGGCCCGTACCCGAAAGGCCGCGCGATCGAAGGGCTGGAAGCGGCCAAAGCGCAAGGCGCGCTGGTCTTCCACGCCGGCACGTCGGAGCAGGACGGAGAGGTCGTCACGAGCGGCGGCCGCGTGCTCGGCATCGTCGGCCTCGGCGCCGATATCGCGGAGGCGCGCGCCCGGGCGTATGAAGCGGTATCCGCGGTCCATTTCGGCGGTATGCACGTCCGCACGGATATCGCCGCGAAAGCGCTGAAGGGTTAAGCTGCGAAGGGGACTTCTACAAGCTGGAGATTTTTCATTCGGTGGCAGCCGGCCCAAACATCGTGAACAGCGGCTTCATCGATTTATCTTGGCATCATAAAAGCAGAAACGATTCTCAATGAACCTTGCGTTTGACCGTAACTTGCGAAACGCCTCGGTTTGGCAGATTGCCGAACCGGGGTTTTTTTATGAGATTATATGGGTTTTTTTTCGGTTGGAGCCGTATTTTCCGTTATTCGCTTTCATTTGGCGCCCTTGTAAAAAAGTGTGCCCATATCATCACTGGCGAGCCCGCAGCATAAGAATGGCAAGAAACATTACGGGTGAACCCGCCTTAAGAATGGAGGAACATCATGGACGGATTCGCCGCATAAGAATGGCAGGAAGCCTCAATTTCGGGACAGCGGAGAAACCGGCATGACCTTCATAAGCAATTGCCCGGATTTTCAGGATAAATCGTCTCTTATGCGACTTCATGCCCATGCGCGTGCGGCACGGCGGTGTTACTCTTTTGTAACGACTTGATCCGGGCGGTTCAGGTACGATAGGTAAAGGTGTAGCAAGGGGAGAGCGGAATGAGAAAACGTCGCTTAAAAAGGCGGGCATGGCCCTGGAAAATGCTGTTGTTTATCGTCGGTTTGACGATCCTCTCGGCGGCGGGCACACGGGAGGCGGTTCATGCCTGGCCGCATCTATGGACGGGATTGTCCGGCAGCGGGCAGCAAGCTTCGCTGCCGAATGGCGGGGAAGCTGCCGCGTCCCAGGCTTCGGGAGCGGCGTCCGCCATTTCGCGAGGCGGCGCGTCCGCCTCGGACCAAGTCACCGGAAACGCCGGCGCGCCGCAGCAGACGGCCGCGAAGCCCGCAGTGGTACACGCGATCGCCCGGCTCGACAAGCCGACCGTCAAGCCGGCCGTTTACAAGGCGAAGCCGGGAAGCAAGCTCGTGGCGCTGACGTTCGACGACGGGCCGGATAACCGGTATACGCCGCAGATTTTGGACATTTTGAAGAAAGCCAACGTTCATGCGACATTTTTTACGGTCGGTACGCAGGTGAAGAAGTATCCCGCGATCATGAAACGGATCATTCAGGAAGGGAATGAAATCGGCAATCATTCCTACCATCATCCCGACCTGTCCAAGCTGCCGGATACGAAAATCGTGAACGAGCTCATGTGGACGGACACGCTGATTAAGCGGTCTGCCGGGATCGTGCCGGATTTGGTCCGCGCCCCGTACGGGGCGGTCTCGCCGAGCCTGAAGGCGATCGCCATGGAGAACGGACGGACGCTTGTCGGCTGGACGGTCGATACCCGGGACTGGGCGGGCGATTCGGTGCCGGCCATGCGCCTTAACGTCGACCGGAATACGCATCCGGGCGGCATTATTTTAATGCATTGTTTCGGAGGGAAACATATTAAGAATACGCCGGTGCTGCTTCCGCTCATCATTAAAGACCTGCAGAGCAAAGGCTACACGTTCGTCACCGTCGACCAGCTTCTGGCGGCGAAGGCGAAAGGCAGCGCGCAGGCGTAGGTTCGGCCGCTTATGTACAGGCGTGGAGCATAAAGATTGACAGGGGCTGAAAGCCGGGACAGCCGGAATGAAGGATAGATGAAATGCCCGGAAGGCCGAGAAAGCCGGGAAGCAGGAACGAAGGAAACCCGGAAAGAAGAAATAGAGGAATGCCGAAAAGCCGAGCAGGAATGCACGGAAGGCCGCCGGGATGAGTAAGAAAGGGACTAAAAGGGGCGCTAAGCCGCGCTGACGGTTCGTTCGGAGCAGGAGCCGTTTTCTTTTGCCTTACGGAAGAGGGGACGAGAATGAGGAGAATGAATCGACTGAAGCGAATCGGGCGCCGGGGGCCGCTCGTGCTTGCAGGGCTGATCGTGCTGCTGTCCGCAACGGGCTGCGAGTACACGTCGACGCCTTCGGAGCTGCTGATCAACCCTCGGCTGACCCCGGAAAATGCGGAGCTGGCTTCCGCCGTGCAGGATGCGCTGCCTCCGCGTTCGAAGCTGTCGCTTCCGGACCGGTCGGATACGACCTCGGCGGTAAGCAAGATTGATTTGGACGGAGACGGGGAGATGGAGGCGGTTGTCACCTTTGCGGGCGAGAACGACAAGCATCAGGTGATGGCGCTGAAGAAGCGGGCGAACGGCTGGAAGCCATGGTTTACGTTTGCCGAATCGTCTGTGTACGGCATCGATTTTATGCGTACGGAAGATATGGACGGCGACGGCGTCCCCGAAGTGCTGATCGGATGGAACGAATATGGGGAACCCGAGCATATGCTGGATATTTATCATGTACCGAAGGATGCGTCCGCCGATTCGGTCCCCCGTCCCATAGGCGAACTGCCGTACGAAATAATGAATACGGGCGATGTGAACGGAGACGGCCATGATGAGCTTGCCCTCGTCAACCTGAACCGCGACAATTTAAAAGCAGCCGTAACCATTGAAAGCGTGACGGGCTCCACCGTCCGCAAGCTCGCATCCGCGCCGCTAAACGGCTCGGTGAACGGCTATACGCAGCTTGCGGCGGGCAAAATCGCTCCCGCCCGTTACGGCCTGCTGACCTATGCGGGAATCGGGGCGCATTCGACCTCGGCGTCGATGCTTGTATGGAATGACGGCTCGCTGGTTCAGGTGTCCGGCGATCAGGAAGGCTTGACGCCGGAGGATGTCGCTTCGGAGACGCCGAATAACGACATTAACGGCGACGGCATTATCGACCTTCATGTCCGCCGGGCCGCGCCCGGCCAGCCCGTTGACATTTCCTTTGCCGATATGCTCTGGATCGACCGCTATTTGCAGTGGAACGGGGCCGGAAAATTCGAGATTGTCGAAGAACGGTATGAGGACGGAGACAAAGGCTTTTCGGTGCGGATTCCCGCCGGGTGGAAGGGGCATTATACGGTGCGCCGCCCTACCGATCCGGATGCCGGAGCGATTGCGTTCGATTATTACGATACGGCATCCAACCGGCGCGCGGAGCTGTTCCGGATCCGGACCGTCGCGGCGGGGGAATGGAAGGACGCCGAGGAAGACCAGCAGGACCGGTCGGACCGTTATGCGGTGCTGGCGAAAGCGTCCGGCCTCGTCTACGAAGCGATTTGGGACGAGCCTCCGGCGGACTGGCCGGAAGAGGCGGCAGCGGCGTTTAAACAGATGCAGCCGGGCGAAGCGGCGCTGCGGCAGCAGTTCGCGCTGCTGCCGGAAACATAATTTTGAAGACGGGAGGCGCGCGAATCCATGCGTATTTTACTGCTGGAAGACGAGGAATCGATTCGCGGCTTTGTCCGCATTAATTTGAAACGGGGCGGCATGGACGTCACCGAAGCCGCGGACGGCGAAACGGCGCTGGCGCTGGCCGGAGAAGCGTCCCCGCCGTTCGATATCGCCCTGCTGGACGTCATGCTGCCGACGATGAGCGGCTTCGAGGTATGCAGCCGGCTGCGCGAGCAGTTTCCGCGCATGGGCATCATTATGCTGACGGCGAAGTCGCAGGAAGAAGACAAAATCTTCGGCCTCGAGCTCGGCGCGGACGACTACGTGCAGAAGCCGTTCAGCCCCGGCGAGCTGGTCGCCAGGGTCAGCGCGCTGTACCGGCGCATGATGCCGGGCGGCCTCTCGTGGCCGGAAGGCCGATCGGCCGGCGAAGCCGCCGGCCGCGAGCCGGCCTCGAGCGAGGCGGCGGGCCCACAGGCGCCGGGGGCCGCGGGGACCGCGCCCGCGCCGGCGAAGCCGGGCATGCCGGGCGCGTCGGGACAAGCCGCCGGCCGCGGCCCGGCCTCGAGCGAGGCGGCGGGCCCACAGGCGCCGGGGGCCGCAGCAGGGGCGGTGCCCGCGTCGGCGGAGCCGGGCATACCGGGCGCGGCGGCGGAGCCGACCGCCTCCGGCGAAGCCGGGGCAACGCCGTCGCCGGCGGCCGGGCGCGGAACGGAGCTGCGCTCCGGGCCGTTCCGCTTGTCCGAGGCGCAGCGGCGGCTGTGGAAGGACGGCGCCGAAATCGTGCTGACGCCGACCGAATGGACGCTCGTGCGGCTGCTGATGGAACGCGCTGGCGAGGGCCTGAGTCGCGACGAGATTTTGAACGCCGTGTGGGGGCGCCATTTTGTCGGGGATCTGAAAATCGTTGACGTCAACATCCGGCGCATCCGGCAAAAGCTCGAGGACGAGCCGTCGGAGCCGAAATATATTGAGACGCTGTGGGGTTACGGATACCGGTGGGAACGGAGCGAATGACCGATGGGCAGCCTTCGCACACGCATGGTATGGAGCTACGGCGTTCTGATCCTGCTCGTCGTCGTCCTGCTCGGCGGCATGTTTGTGACGCTCGTGTGGAATTACTACTACGGAAGCGCGCAAAGCGCGGTGCTGCAGCGGGCGGAGACGGAAGCGGCGCTGCATGACCGCAACATCGCCTACGATTCGATGCACGACATGTCCAGCTACATGCTGCAAAATATGACCGAAGGCAGCTCGCGCCTTCAGCTGCTCGACGCCGAAGGGCATCTCGTCGTGGACAGCGACGGACTCGCGGGCGACGGCAAGCCGCTGTCGACACCGGACGTCGTCCGGGCGATGAACGGCGACCAGGGCGTCTGGCGCGGCATCAATCCTGCGACGCAGGAGCGGATCGTCGCCGTAACGCTGCCCGTCGAGCGGGACAGCCGCGTCGTCGCCATGTTCCGCTACACGGCGTCGCTCGAACGGGTCGACGCCATCGTGCGCAGCATGATATGGACGTCGGTGCTGGTCGGCGCCGTCGTCGTGCTCCTTTTCTTCACGATGAGCGTCTGGCTTGCGGGCCGGATCGCCCGCCCGATCCGCAATTTGACGCGCGTGGCCGAGCAGATGGCCGAAGGCGACTGGACGCGCCGCGTGAGGATCGCCAACCGCGATGAAATCGGGCGGCTTGCCGAAATGCTCAATACGATGGCATCGGAGCTGACCCGGCGCGAGCAGCTGAAAAACGATTTTATTTCGTCGATTTCCCATGAGCTGCGCACGCCGCTCACTTCCATCAAGGGCTGGAGCGAAACGCTGGCCCGCGATCCGTCCGATCCCGAGGAGCTGCAGCTGGGCCTTACGGTCATCGACCGGGAAACGGACCGGCTGGCCGGGCTGGTGGAAGACCTGCTCGATTTCTCCAAGCTGTATGCCAAAAATATCGTGCTTCATCCCGAAGCGCTCGACGTCATGAAGCCGGTGCGGGAAACGATGCGCCAATTCGAAGCGAGGGGACAGCGGGAAGGCATCCAATTAACGGCCGTATACGGCGAAGGACCGCTGATGGTGGAAGCGGACGCCAATCGGCTGAAGCAGGTGCTGATTAACGTCATCGACAACGCCTTCAAATTTACGCCGGCCGGCGGGACCGTGACGGTAAAGGCGGATGAGGAAGCCGGCCGGGCGCGTATCGCCGTGATCGATTCCGGCAGCGGGATCGTACCGGAGGATTTGCCCCACGTGACGGATAAATTTTATAAAGGCGAAAGCCACCGTTCGGGCAGCGGACTTGGTCTTGCGATCTGCAAGGAGAT
This genomic window from Paenibacillus humicola contains:
- a CDS encoding sensor histidine kinase — its product is MGSLRTRMVWSYGVLILLVVVLLGGMFVTLVWNYYYGSAQSAVLQRAETEAALHDRNIAYDSMHDMSSYMLQNMTEGSSRLQLLDAEGHLVVDSDGLAGDGKPLSTPDVVRAMNGDQGVWRGINPATQERIVAVTLPVERDSRVVAMFRYTASLERVDAIVRSMIWTSVLVGAVVVLLFFTMSVWLAGRIARPIRNLTRVAEQMAEGDWTRRVRIANRDEIGRLAEMLNTMASELTRREQLKNDFISSISHELRTPLTSIKGWSETLARDPSDPEELQLGLTVIDRETDRLAGLVEDLLDFSKLYAKNIVLHPEALDVMKPVRETMRQFEARGQREGIQLTAVYGEGPLMVEADANRLKQVLINVIDNAFKFTPAGGTVTVKADEEAGRARIAVIDSGSGIVPEDLPHVTDKFYKGESHRSGSGLGLAICKEIVELHGGELRIDSQLGKGTAVTVRLPLINKEPAEPIAERQE
- a CDS encoding polysaccharide deacetylase family protein → MRKRRLKRRAWPWKMLLFIVGLTILSAAGTREAVHAWPHLWTGLSGSGQQASLPNGGEAAASQASGAASAISRGGASASDQVTGNAGAPQQTAAKPAVVHAIARLDKPTVKPAVYKAKPGSKLVALTFDDGPDNRYTPQILDILKKANVHATFFTVGTQVKKYPAIMKRIIQEGNEIGNHSYHHPDLSKLPDTKIVNELMWTDTLIKRSAGIVPDLVRAPYGAVSPSLKAIAMENGRTLVGWTVDTRDWAGDSVPAMRLNVDRNTHPGGIILMHCFGGKHIKNTPVLLPLIIKDLQSKGYTFVTVDQLLAAKAKGSAQA
- the purD gene encoding phosphoribosylamine--glycine ligase, whose translation is MRIMVIGGGGREHAIVWALAKSDKVKQIYCAPGNAGIAELAECVPIPVNRFADLIQFATDHAVDLVVVGPDDPLADGIVDAFEERGIPIFGPRKNAAEIEGSKIFMKNLLKKYGIPTAKYETFTDFETALAYLREQSAPIVVKADGLAAGKGVTVAYTIEEAEQALRDMMVGKVFGESGGRVVIEEFLEGQEMSILSFVDGETVRPMVPAQDHKPVFDGDKGPNTGGMGTYSPLPHIDPAIVEAAIKTIIEPTARAMVSEGRPFRGVLFAGLMITKDGGVKTIEFNARMGDPETQVVLPRLKTDLVDIILAALNGRLDQLDIQWSDEAAVCVIAASEGYPGPYPKGRAIEGLEAAKAQGALVFHAGTSEQDGEVVTSGGRVLGIVGLGADIAEARARAYEAVSAVHFGGMHVRTDIAAKALKG
- a CDS encoding winged helix-turn-helix domain-containing protein; the protein is MPGASGQAAGRGPASSEAAGPQAPGAAAGAVPASAEPGIPGAAAEPTASGEAGATPSPAAGRGTELRSGPFRLSEAQRRLWKDGAEIVLTPTEWTLVRLLMERAGEGLSRDEILNAVWGRHFVGDLKIVDVNIRRIRQKLEDEPSEPKYIETLWGYGYRWERSE
- a CDS encoding FG-GAP repeat domain-containing protein, producing the protein MNRLKRIGRRGPLVLAGLIVLLSATGCEYTSTPSELLINPRLTPENAELASAVQDALPPRSKLSLPDRSDTTSAVSKIDLDGDGEMEAVVTFAGENDKHQVMALKKRANGWKPWFTFAESSVYGIDFMRTEDMDGDGVPEVLIGWNEYGEPEHMLDIYHVPKDASADSVPRPIGELPYEIMNTGDVNGDGHDELALVNLNRDNLKAAVTIESVTGSTVRKLASAPLNGSVNGYTQLAAGKIAPARYGLLTYAGIGAHSTSASMLVWNDGSLVQVSGDQEGLTPEDVASETPNNDINGDGIIDLHVRRAAPGQPVDISFADMLWIDRYLQWNGAGKFEIVEERYEDGDKGFSVRIPAGWKGHYTVRRPTDPDAGAIAFDYYDTASNRRAELFRIRTVAAGEWKDAEEDQQDRSDRYAVLAKASGLVYEAIWDEPPADWPEEAAAAFKQMQPGEAALRQQFALLPET
- the purH gene encoding bifunctional phosphoribosylaminoimidazolecarboxamide formyltransferase/IMP cyclohydrolase — protein: MAIRRALISVSDKTGIVEFSRALAGLGVQIISTGGTASLLQKEGVPVVGISDVTGFPEILDGRVKTLHPAVHSGLLAVRDDEEHQKAMKELGLDYIDLVVVNLYPFAATIAKPDVTYEDAIENIDIGGPTMLRSAAKNHAFVTVVVDAADYEAVLGEIRADGDTTLETRKRLAAKVFRHTGAYDALISDYLSKLQGDPLPERYTVTYEKVQDLRYGENPHQRAAFYRKPLASPGNITTAEQLHGKELSYNNINDANAALAIVKEFDEPAVVAVKHMNPCGVGIGKDIHEAYQKAYAADPTSIFGGIVAANRTIGAETAQLLSEIFLEIILAPDFTPEALEILTKKKNIRLLKLGEFESAQERKADWLVTSVDGGMLVQESDVHSLSESELKVVTGRKPTEEELKQLLFGWKVVKHVKSNAILLAKDSMTIGVGAGQMNRVGAAQIAIAQAGDNARGAVLASDAFFPMGDTLELAAKAGITAVIQPGGSVRDEESIAVANANNIAMVFTGVRHFKH